The genomic DNA TCCTCCTCCGTCTCGCACGCCGCCACGAGTGGCCGCAGGAACACCGTGATGCGGTCCGGCACGAGCGGTGGCTCCAGTCCCCGCTCGGGGAGTGGAGTCCCCTCGTACAGGCCGAAGAGCAGGTCTCCAGGCCTCAGTCCCACGGAAGCCAGTTGCTCGGGCGTGGGTTCGTCCTCCACCACCACGTGTACGTTCTCCAGGGCCCGCCGAAATTCAGGCGGGAGGGTGCGGAGGACCTCCTCCACGAGGCGCTCGAAGCGCTTCCGGGTCACGGGGCCTTTACGGGCTCCGGCGCGGGTGGGTAGATGAGTTTCGGCAGCACCGCCTCGATCTCCGCCCGGTAGGGCTCCAGCCAGGGCGGCAGCACCAGCCGCTCGCCCAGGTGTTCAGGATCCTCGTCCACCGCGAAGCCCGGACCATCCGTAGCAAGTTCGTACAGCACCCCGCCGGGCTCGGAGAAGTACACGGACTGGAACCAGAACCGGTCGATGGCGGGAGTGGGGCGGAGGCCCGCCAGGAGTACCCGCCGTCGCACCTCCTGCTGGTGGTCCTCGTCCGCCACCCGCCAGGCCAGGTGGTGCACCGTACCCACGCCCCACCGTCCACGGCCCTCCCACGGCCGCTCCTGGACATCCAAGAGGCCGCCTGACCCACCTCCTGCCACCCTGTACCGGTGCCACCCATCCTCCTCCGCCACGTGGTCGAGGCCCAGGATGTCCTCGAGGAACTGGGCGGTGGGCCGCCTCCGCTGCACCCACATCCGGGCAGCATGCAGGCCCCGGATCTGGTGCTCGGGCGGGACCGGGCTTCCTTCCCAGGGCGTAAACGGGCGATCCTCCGCCTCCACCAGCGCAAGCCGCAGCCCGTGGGGATCCGTAAAGGGCAGGACGGGTTCTCCGAACCGGACCTCACGTGGCTCCGTACGCACCCCGTATCGCTCCAACCGCTCCCCCCAGTACCGGAGGCTCCCGCGGGGAACGGCGAGAGCCACCTCCACCACAAGCCCTGTTCCCAGCCTTCCCGGGGGCATGTGGGCCCACGGGAAGAAGGTGAGTTCCGTTCCCGGGTGGCCCTCCGCGTCCGCGTAGAAGAGGTGATAGGTCCCGGGGTCGTCCTGGTTCACGCTGCGCTTCACCAGGCGCATCCCCAGCACCCCCGCGTAAAAGTCCACGTTCTCCTGGGCGGGACCGGAAATACAGGTGATGTGGTGCAGGCCCAGGACCGGTCTCATGGTCCACCTCCTGGGTGCTTTCCCCAAGCGCCCTGCTCACCCCGCGTTCCGGCCGCCCGCTCTACCTCGTCCGCGAGTCCCTCGAGGAACTCCTCGTCCGCGTTCAGGGACTCCGTGCGCCGGAACTCCAAGCCCAGCTCCCGGGCGCGCTGGGCGGCCTCGATATCGAGATCGTACAGGATCTCGAGGTTATCCGCCACGAACCCGATGGGGACCACCAGTACTGCCGTGGCTCCCTCCGCGCGGACCTCCGGGAGGATCTCCAGGATGTCCGGGCCCAGCCACGGGATTCCGCCGTGGCCTGCGCTCTGGTACGCGAACCGCCACCGCCAGAGCCCCACCCGGGCGGCCAGCGCCTCGCAGGTCTCCTGCAGCCGCCTCGGGTACGGGTCATCCCACTCGAGGATGCGTTCGGGTAGGCTATGGGCGGTGAAGACCACCGCGACCGGGTCCGCGAGTTCCACCAGGGCCTTGCGGATGCGCCGCGCCAGGGCACCCAGGTAGCGGGGGTTGAGGTGCCAGGTGCGCACGGCCCGCAACGTCGCCTCCGGGTACTGCGCGAGGACGGGTGTCGCGTACTCCAGGTACTCGTCCACGATCATGCGGGACTCATGAGGCGCCAGCACCAGTGCCACGATCTCCCGCACGCCATCCTGGAGCATGCGGCGCGTCACCTCAGGGATGAAGGGGTCCGCGTGCTTCATGGCCAGGTATACCCGGAACCGGCCTGGGGAGCGGCGATCCAGGGATGCCTGAAGGGCCGTCGCCTGAGTCTCCGTGATGGCCCGCAGCGGAGAGGCCCCGCCGATCCGGAGGTAGCGCTCCCGGAGGTCCTCCAGCTCCGCATCCGAAGGCCGCCTTCCCCTCCGGATGTGGGTGAAGTACGCCTCCACCTCCTCCAGGTTGCGCGGAGTACCGTACGCCATGAGCAACACCCCGATGGGGTCAGCCCGCCCCATCCTTTCCCTCCCTTCTGCCCCGCTCGTGTACGAAGTGCACCACCATCGCCAGCTTCCCGGGATCCGTCTCCGGTGGGACCCCGTGTCCCAGATTGAAGATGTGCCCCGCCAGGCGCTTCCCCTCTTCCAGGATGGCGCCCGTGCGGGAGAGCAGATGCGCCTCGGTTCCCAGCAACAGGGTCGGGTCCAGGTTGCCCTGCACCACCGACTTTCCGGATTGGGCTGAGGCATCCCGTAAACGCACCCGCCAGTCCACCCCGAGCACCTCCGCGGGGAGGTCCACAAAGTGCGCGAGCAGGTGGGAACTCCCCGTGGAGAAGTAGATGCGGGGAACGGTGGGGCCTACTGCCTCCAGCATGGCCACGAGGTGGGGTCGGACGCTGACCACGAAATCCTCGGGGGAGAGTGCCCCCACCCACGAGTCGAAGACCTGCACGAGCTGTACCCCTGCCTCCACCTGGGCCCGGAGGTACCGACCGAGATTGCGGGCCAGGGTATCCAGGAGCCGGTGCCACAGCTCCGGGTTTCGGTGGAGGAAGGTCCGGGTTCGGGGCCAGTCGCGACTCGTCTGTCCCTCCAGAAGGTAGGCGGCCACCGTGAAGGGGGCGCCGGCGAACCCGATGAGGGGCCGGTCAAGGGCGGAGCGCACCAGCCGGATGGCCTCGAAGGTGAAACGGATCCGATCCGGATCGAGTTCCGGGAGGTGCGCTAGACGCTCCACCTCCACCCGCACCACGGGTCCCTTCCCCTCCTCCAAGTAGAAGTCCAGCCCCATACCCCACAGGGGCACCAGGAGGTCGCTGTAGAGGATGGCGGCGTCCACGTCCAGGCGGCGCAGGGGCATGAGGGTGATCTCCGCGGCCAGTTCAGGGTCCCGGAGGAGCTCCCGCATGGGGTACCTTCGCCGGAGGGCTCGGTACTCGGGGAGGTAGCGGCCCGCCTGCCGCATGAACCACACGGGCGTGGTGTCTACGGGCTCTCCCCGGGCGGCTCGAAGGATCCGGTCCCTCATCGCACCAGCCGGGTGGAGAGGTACAGGATGGAGATCTGCAGGGCGAGGTTCGCGCGGCCGATCCAGGTGGCGAGGGGGACGAACCGACCGCGCCGGTGCGCGACCCGGGGCGCGATCCAGAGGTCGTGGACAGCTTTGAGGGCGATGGCCGTGGCCACCAGGGGGAGCTTCACCGCAAGGATGCCCCCACGGGGATCCCATCCCGTGGCCAAAAACCACAGTCCCGTAAGCACCAGCACCACCACCGCAGCCCAGGAGACCGTGCGGAAGACCCGCCCTAACGCCCGGAAGGCCCCGGGATCCTCGCGGCGGAGGCGGGGTGCGGCCAGGAAGAGGAGCACGTTCCCGCCAACCCACGTAGCCGCGGCCAGGACGTGGAGGAACACCAGGGCTCCCACCGGTCAGCGGGCCTGCCCGGAAACCCACTCCGCGACGTGCTCCGGCTCGAGGAGGACCTCCCGCCGCACGCCCCATCCGAAGTGTTCTTCGGACAGGACGAAGACCCGTTGCGGGACAATCCGGAAGAACCGGATGTCGGACCGTTCCGCAATCACCTCCGCCACGGCAAACCGTCCCCGGGCGGAGGGGAAGCGGGTAAGGTAGTGCGCGATGGCCTCTTCGGCCTCCGGACCGCGGAGTAGCTGAGCGACACCGCTCAGCTGGATACCCCGCAGGGGCCGGGTCTGGGGCGGGTAGATGGCCGCGGCCACCTGAGCGGTGCGGAGGATGTCCTGGGCGTGGCGGGTCTGCACTCGGGACATGAAATAGAGGAGGGGACGATCCACCAGCTCCCACGCATACAGTACGGGCGCGGCCCAGGGCCCCTCGGGTCCCACGGTGGCCAGGGTCATGACCCGGTTCTCCTCCAGCAGGTCGAGGAGGACCCGGTACGGATCCGTCACGGGCCGAACACCTCGTCCAGCACCTCGTCCACGCTGCCATACCGGGCGGTGTAGATGGGGATGTCCCGCAGGGTGTACGGCCGGGCCGCGGTCCCGCGCATGGCCACCACGAGATCGCTGAACCGCTCCAGATCATCCGTCTCGTAGGCCACCACGAACTCCCAGTCTGCAAGCCCCGTGGCGTACAGCAGCAGTTGGTCGATGTCCTCGTATGCGTGTCCCACCCGGGCATGCTCTGCCATCATGGCGCGTCGGACCTCCACGGACAGCTGGTACCACTCGTGGGTCTTCGTGAAGGGATAGACCACGAGGTACTGCTTGCGCGGCCCCGGGACCCGCATGGTGGTACCGCTGCGGCCGGTGTACGGAGAAGGCCGGATGAAGCCCCACAGGGCATCCCGCAGGAGGAGCTCCGTGCGCACGAAGCACCGGGCCGCGGCCCGATACGCCTCGGGACGAGAGGCGGCGATCCACACCCCAAAGGCCGCGTCCGCCCGGAAACCCACCAGGCTGTAGGTGTAGATCGCCACCACACCGTCCTGCCCCGCCGCCAGGTTGACGGCTTCCCGCACTCGCCCGCCCCCCTGCCGCGTGCGGTCCTCGGGCGGAACCTGGAAGAACAGAAACCCGTGGATCCTCGCCAGCTCCATCGTCTCCCCCCGACAGGACACTCGTCAGGCTCAGCCACTTCCCCGCAGGTCTAGGCCTTCCGGACTCCCCGACGGCGGCCTGCCGCGGCCCCCCGAGCCGTCCGCCTCTTTGGCCGGGCCACCTGGGCCCGGCGGCCTCCGCCCCCCCGGCGGCCGGTGCGTCTCAGCTCCCGTTTGAGGGCCTGCAGGTCCTCCAGGCGGATCAGAAACGACCGCCCCACCCGCTGGGCAGGTAGCCTCCCCTGATGGATGTACTTGTACACCGTCACCGTGGTCCGGCCCAGGTACCTCGCGGCCTCCTCGACCCCGAGGGTTCGTGGCGCAGCAGGGGCCATCTCCGGGGCCTCCGGCTCCGCGACCTCCAGAGCAGGGGTGGCTTTCTCCGGAGTCCCGATGCTGTGGAGGGCGCTTTGCAGGGCGTGGACCGTCCGTTGGAGGTACTCTTCGATCTCCGCCGCGCTCATCTCCCGCTGGGCGGCCTGGGTTTTCACGATCTCAACGGCCATGTGGAGGATGTCGGACAAGGTGCACCTCCAAAGGGGAAACCGTTTCCAGCGTGATCCTATCGTACCATCCATTCCCGGAGTTGAATTCACAATTGTGTTCTATCATATCATTGTATTCTATTATTCGGACGCACACGGCCAGAGGGAGGCCCTGGGACCGGGCCGACACCCGTGGCTGCGGATCTGGTCCTGCAGGCGCTTGCGGGCTCGCACGCACGGCACGAACAGAGGAATTCCGCCCCCCTTCCCCTTTTGACAGGGGGAAGGGGGGCTGCGTATACTTGCGGCAAGCCGCCGGCCGGGCGGCGTGGGAGGGACCACCGCGGGCGCGCGGTGGTCGGAGAAACCCAACGGGCCCAGCGGAGTCCTTCCCCTCCGTCTGGGCCCGCGTGTTCTGGAGAGTTTAAGAAGGGGGCCGGGGGAGCCGAAGCTCTATTGAGGAAAGCCATGGAGATCCGGACGGTGGGGGAGTACCTGCAGGCGGCGCGGTCCGACGAGCGGCTGACGCGCACCACGCATCACTACATCGCGGACATGATCGAGTACTTCGGGCCGGAGAAGGTCTTCGAGGGAATCTACGGAATGAGCAAGCAGCTCCAGGACATTGTCAGCTACTTTCGGGGATACGCCATGTCCATGGAGCGCCGGCTGCTCCTGTTGGTGGGTCCGCAGGGATCCGGCAAGAGCATGACCGTGGACAAGCTGAAGCGGAAGCTGGAGGAGTACTCCCGAACAGAGGCGGGTATTCTGTATGCGGTGGAGGGCTGTCCCTTCCACCAGCACCCCTTCGATCTCGTTCCCCATGAGGTGCTGGACCAGTACGGCCTGTACTGGCATGAGGAGGCGGTGCCCTGCCCCGTGTGCGAACGGCTCATCCGCCGGCTCGGGGGATGGGAGCACGTGCCCGTGAAGCGGATCTACATCTCCGCCCGGCACAAGGTGGGGATCGCCAAGCATACCCCCACGGACCTGCGTCGGGAGGACATCACCAACTTCGTGGGCAACATCAACTTCGCCATGCTCAAGGAGCGGGGCTCCACCTACGACCCGGATGCCTACGACTTCGAGGGCAAGATCATCTGGGCGAACCGGGGGATCCTGGACTGGACGGAGGTCTTCAAGAGCCGCCGGCAGCTGCTGTCCTTGCTCCTGGAGCTCATCCAGTCCAAGCGTGTGGACCTCGCCAACTTCCCTACGGTGCATGTGGACCTCGTGGTCATCGGGCACACCAACTACCCCGAGTACAACGTCTTCCTGCAGGAGGACATCATGGAGCCCCTGCGGGGTCGAATCCACAAGATCGACTTCCCGTACAACATGGACCTCGCGGGGGAGATGCAGATCTACCGGACCCTGGTAGAGCGGGCCAACCGCCGCCGCGGGGAGCGCAAGCACGCGCCCCAGGACGTGTACGAGCTGGCCGCCCGCTATGCCCTCAAGACCCGGGAGGAATCCGGAGGAATGCGGGGTCTGAGCCCGCGGTTCTTCGAAGACGCCTTCTCATATGCCTACGCAAAGGCGGAGACCTGCCTGGATCTCGAGCTCATCTCCGAGGCCATCGAGCGTACCTTCGAGCACCAGTCCATGAAGGACCTGAACCTGAAGGAGCTCCTGCGTCAGTTCGAGGAGACCAAGATGGAGTTCATTCAGGGAAAGATCTCCCTCATCGTGGAACGCATTGTGCCCACTCAGTTCTTTGAGTACGGCCAGAACCTCTACCGGAACTACCTCGATGCCGTGAGCCGGCACGTGCTGGGGGAGCCGCTGGCGGAGCGGGAGAAGGAGCTGCTGGACGAGGTGGAGGGGATCCTCATCGCGAAGCGTCAGATCAGCCGTCAAGGGCGGCTCGCCTTTGAGAACGTGCTTGTGGAGCGCAAGGAGGAACTCATCAACCTGCCCTACACGGAGAACGAGCACCTACGGGGAGCCATCAACGAGGTGGTGTTCAACAAGATCAAGAACTGCCTGCGTCTCTACGACAAGACGGAGGAGATGGATCCGCAGAGCCGGGCCTTGTTGCAGACCCTGTACCGCACCGCTCAGGAGGAGTACGGGTACTGCGAGGTATGCGCGCGGAGCCTACTGAAGATCATCGGGCGGAGCGTGTAGGCATGCGTATTCACCGGGCGCGGATCGCAGAGCACAAGCACGACCATCTCCTGCGGGAATACCTGAAGCAAAACCTCCACGAGCTCATCCAGCAGAAGGAGCTGGTGATCGACGGGAAGGTGAAGACCTCCATCACCACCCTGGACCTCCCCACCCTCCGGTACGGGGAGGAGGAACGGTTCCTGGCCCAGGGTGCGGGGCAGGCGCAGGGCACAGGGGGCCAAGGGGGGGAGGAGGTGTACGCGGTCGGGGGGCTGCTGGGCGGGGATCATCACGGCAAGGAGCTGCGGGTGGAGCTGGACTTCGAGGAGTTCGTGCGGCTCGCCCAGGAGGTGCTCCTGGAGGAGCTGCAGCTGCCGGTCCTGCACCATCTGAGCCGGGGCGGGGAAGTGGAGACGGAGGACCTGCCGGAATTGGATGACCTGGACCGGTGGGGACTTGCCGCGGACCTCAACCTGGAGGAGACCATGGTCACCAGCCTCCTCCGGAACATCCGGGAGCGGGGCGTGGCGGAGTACGACGTGGACCTGCGGCTGGACGGCTGGTACTTCGTGGAAGACCCCGCCGCGGACCGGAACCACCGCTCCCTGGAGATCTACGTGCTGGACATCTCCGGCTCCATGCGCGGGGACTACTTGGCCCTGGTCCGGAAGATGATCTTCCTGCTGTGGTATGCCCTGGAACGTCGCTACCCCACCAACCTCCGGCGGTACGTGGTGTTCCAGGATGTGGCGGAGGAGAAGACCCGGGATGAGTTCTTCTCCGTGGAGAGCAGCGGGGGAACCCACATCAGCGCGGGGTTGGAGAAGGCCATGGAACTGCTGGAGGGGGTGAGCGAGTACGACAAGTACCTGTTCCTGTTCACGGACGGGGAGACAAGCAGCGGGGATTTCGAGCTCGCGAAGCGGCGGTTCGAGGAGGCCCTGGAACGGTTCGACGTGGTCAGCTACGGGCACGTGAACCCCGGTGGCCGGGGCATCGGGGGATTCAGCGAGTACGTCCAGGAGCTGAGCCGACGGCGGCCCAACCTGTCCTTCGTGAACCTGGTGGATCTGGACTCCATCCGACAGGCCCTGCGGGAGTTCATCCCCTACCTCAACGGGGAAGGGGGAACCATAGGATGCGCGAGTACGAAACGGTCATCGCGCGGGTGGAGGCGCTCGCCCGGGACCTGGGCCTGAGCTTCGATCCCGTGGTCTTCCGCCTCACGGACAGCGAGGAGATCGCGGAAGTGGCCAGTATGGGGCTTCCGAACCGATTCGTGCACTGGTACTGGGGCGGGGCCTACAAGGAGATCCACGCTCAGCAGTCGAAGGCGGTGTTCAGCATCCTGGAGCTGGTGCTGAACACCCGCCCCTCCTATGCCTTCCTGCGCCGGACCAACACCTACCTTCAGAACCTCTGCGTCATCGCCCACGTATACGGACATGCGGACTTCTTTGCGAACAACCACTGGTTCCGGAAGTCCAACAAGGGCATCCTCAACCTTGCGGAACAGCATGCCCGCACCTTCCGCTCCTTCGAGGAGCAGTACGGTCGGGAGACGGTGGAGCGGCTGCTGGATGCCTGCCTCACTGTGGCCACCAGCGTGAACGCCTTCGAGCGGGATCCCGCCCGGCGCATGCGTCGGGTCATCTACTACCTGGAAGCCCGGGCCCCCCTCCAGGACCACGAGCGGTACATCCTGGAGGCGGTCCGGCAGGAGGCGGAGTACTTCGATCTCATCCAGCGCACCCACATCATCAACGAGGGCTGGGCCACTTTCGTGGAGCTGGAGCTGCTGCGGGAGCTGGTAAGCGCCCGGCAGTGGGCGGAGGTCAGCAGCTCCATCTGCAGCCGGCCGACCACCTACATGATCGGCTATACCCTCTTCCAGTACATCCGGCGGAGCTGGGGGTGGCAGAAGGCCCTGGAGGTGCGCCGGTTCTACGAGGACGTGCGCCTGATCGACGAGATGCTCACCCAGGAGCTCGTCCACCGGTTGGACCTGTTCGTGTACGATCCCCGGGACCGCACGAAGAACACGGAGGTGGGGGCCGTCAAGGAGATGCTCATCCAGCAGAAGCTCTACAAGGGGGATCCCCCCATCGAGGTGGAGGACCCCACTGGTCCCCGGGACCTCACCCTGGTGCACGTGGAGGAAGGGAAGAAGCTGGACCCCAAGCGCATCGCCCTCTACCTCCGGTCCGTGTACACCCTCTGGCGGAACCCGGTCCGGCTGCGGGCCAACGGCAAGGTGTACACCTACGACCGGCGAGGGCTCTCGACTTCGTAGGGTGGTATAATGGCTTAAGCGCGG from Armatimonadota bacterium includes the following:
- a CDS encoding SpoVR family protein — translated: MREYETVIARVEALARDLGLSFDPVVFRLTDSEEIAEVASMGLPNRFVHWYWGGAYKEIHAQQSKAVFSILELVLNTRPSYAFLRRTNTYLQNLCVIAHVYGHADFFANNHWFRKSNKGILNLAEQHARTFRSFEEQYGRETVERLLDACLTVATSVNAFERDPARRMRRVIYYLEARAPLQDHERYILEAVRQEAEYFDLIQRTHIINEGWATFVELELLRELVSARQWAEVSSSICSRPTTYMIGYTLFQYIRRSWGWQKALEVRRFYEDVRLIDEMLTQELVHRLDLFVYDPRDRTKNTEVGAVKEMLIQQKLYKGDPPIEVEDPTGPRDLTLVHVEEGKKLDPKRIALYLRSVYTLWRNPVRLRANGKVYTYDRRGLSTS
- a CDS encoding pyridoxamine 5'-phosphate oxidase family protein; amino-acid sequence: MTDPYRVLLDLLEENRVMTLATVGPEGPWAAPVLYAWELVDRPLLYFMSRVQTRHAQDILRTAQVAAAIYPPQTRPLRGIQLSGVAQLLRGPEAEEAIAHYLTRFPSARGRFAVAEVIAERSDIRFFRIVPQRVFVLSEEHFGWGVRREVLLEPEHVAEWVSGQAR
- a CDS encoding DUF444 family protein, producing the protein MRIHRARIAEHKHDHLLREYLKQNLHELIQQKELVIDGKVKTSITTLDLPTLRYGEEERFLAQGAGQAQGTGGQGGEEVYAVGGLLGGDHHGKELRVELDFEEFVRLAQEVLLEELQLPVLHHLSRGGEVETEDLPELDDLDRWGLAADLNLEETMVTSLLRNIRERGVAEYDVDLRLDGWYFVEDPAADRNHRSLEIYVLDISGSMRGDYLALVRKMIFLLWYALERRYPTNLRRYVVFQDVAEEKTRDEFFSVESSGGTHISAGLEKAMELLEGVSEYDKYLFLFTDGETSSGDFELAKRRFEEALERFDVVSYGHVNPGGRGIGGFSEYVQELSRRRPNLSFVNLVDLDSIRQALREFIPYLNGEGGTIGCASTKRSSRGWRRSPGTWA
- the hemE gene encoding uroporphyrinogen decarboxylase, with amino-acid sequence MRDRILRAARGEPVDTTPVWFMRQAGRYLPEYRALRRRYPMRELLRDPELAAEITLMPLRRLDVDAAILYSDLLVPLWGMGLDFYLEEGKGPVVRVEVERLAHLPELDPDRIRFTFEAIRLVRSALDRPLIGFAGAPFTVAAYLLEGQTSRDWPRTRTFLHRNPELWHRLLDTLARNLGRYLRAQVEAGVQLVQVFDSWVGALSPEDFVVSVRPHLVAMLEAVGPTVPRIYFSTGSSHLLAHFVDLPAEVLGVDWRVRLRDASAQSGKSVVQGNLDPTLLLGTEAHLLSRTGAILEEGKRLAGHIFNLGHGVPPETDPGKLAMVVHFVHERGRREGKDGAG
- a CDS encoding helix-turn-helix domain-containing protein — protein: MSDILHMAVEIVKTQAAQREMSAAEIEEYLQRTVHALQSALHSIGTPEKATPALEVAEPEAPEMAPAAPRTLGVEEAARYLGRTTVTVYKYIHQGRLPAQRVGRSFLIRLEDLQALKRELRRTGRRGGGGRRAQVARPKRRTARGAAAGRRRGVRKA
- the hemH gene encoding ferrochelatase; the encoded protein is MGRADPIGVLLMAYGTPRNLEEVEAYFTHIRRGRRPSDAELEDLRERYLRIGGASPLRAITETQATALQASLDRRSPGRFRVYLAMKHADPFIPEVTRRMLQDGVREIVALVLAPHESRMIVDEYLEYATPVLAQYPEATLRAVRTWHLNPRYLGALARRIRKALVELADPVAVVFTAHSLPERILEWDDPYPRRLQETCEALAARVGLWRWRFAYQSAGHGGIPWLGPDILEILPEVRAEGATAVLVVPIGFVADNLEILYDLDIEAAQRARELGLEFRRTESLNADEEFLEGLADEVERAAGTRGEQGAWGKHPGGGP
- a CDS encoding copper transporter; its protein translation is MFLHVLAAATWVGGNVLLFLAAPRLRREDPGAFRALGRVFRTVSWAAVVVLVLTGLWFLATGWDPRGGILAVKLPLVATAIALKAVHDLWIAPRVAHRRGRFVPLATWIGRANLALQISILYLSTRLVR
- a CDS encoding chlorite dismutase family protein; translated protein: MELARIHGFLFFQVPPEDRTRQGGGRVREAVNLAAGQDGVVAIYTYSLVGFRADAAFGVWIAASRPEAYRAAARCFVRTELLLRDALWGFIRPSPYTGRSGTTMRVPGPRKQYLVVYPFTKTHEWYQLSVEVRRAMMAEHARVGHAYEDIDQLLLYATGLADWEFVVAYETDDLERFSDLVVAMRGTAARPYTLRDIPIYTARYGSVDEVLDEVFGP
- a CDS encoding ring-cleaving dioxygenase, which gives rise to MRPVLGLHHITCISGPAQENVDFYAGVLGMRLVKRSVNQDDPGTYHLFYADAEGHPGTELTFFPWAHMPPGRLGTGLVVEVALAVPRGSLRYWGERLERYGVRTEPREVRFGEPVLPFTDPHGLRLALVEAEDRPFTPWEGSPVPPEHQIRGLHAARMWVQRRRPTAQFLEDILGLDHVAEEDGWHRYRVAGGGSGGLLDVQERPWEGRGRWGVGTVHHLAWRVADEDHQQEVRRRVLLAGLRPTPAIDRFWFQSVYFSEPGGVLYELATDGPGFAVDEDPEHLGERLVLPPWLEPYRAEIEAVLPKLIYPPAPEPVKAP
- a CDS encoding metallopeptidase family protein; translated protein: MTRKRFERLVEEVLRTLPPEFRRALENVHVVVEDEPTPEQLASVGLRPGDLLFGLYEGTPLPERGLEPPLVPDRITVFLRPLVAACETEEELREEIRRTVLHELAHYFGLDEDRLEELGYG